In Sphingobacterium sp. R2, the genomic stretch CAAATCCCCGTTATCTGGATTCACGATAACATCCACATTTTCATCTGTACCAAAACGACGACGGATCATACTACGAAAAACCTCTTCCAATACTGTGATAACAGTAGGTCTATCGATATTCTTAAACTCTTTAAACTCTTGAAAAGAGTCTATAAGATTGATGTTGCTGTTACTCATTATTATTAAAATGAAATTACCACTTTTGTTGCTTTTATTTGATCAAAAGGAAGTTTCTTTTCTACCTCTTGCGCTTTTTTACCTTTTTCTTTAACTTTCTGAAGAACATTGATCTTCGTATCATCCAGCGCCACTAAGGTACCTTCAATTTTAGTATTATCAATCAACTTAACCTGAATTGTACGACCTATATTCTTTTGATACTGCCGGATATTCACAAAATTAGCATCGATACCTGGAGAGGAGACCTCTAAACGATAGGCATTATCAATTACATTTTCTTCTTCCAAATGAAAACCCACATGACGGCTAACTTGCGCACAATCGTCAATATTAATACCTTTATCCCCATCCAAAAGAATCTCTAGAATTTTATTTGGATGCATCTTCACGCTGACAATAAATAAGTCATCGCGATCCGCTATTTTCTCTTCTATGAGTTCAACAACTCGTTTCTCTATATGCTGCATTGTTCTTTATCTAGAAATGCTATTTAATTGAATTAAAAAAAGGGGGCAATACGAGCCCCCTTCCTTTCAGATATGCAAATATAGCACTTTATAAAATAAAAAACAAATATCAATCAAAATGCTAATAATATTTAACTACTTTGAGTTGTCAACAACTGCGTTAATCGTTTTCTGCATTTGTGCCATCATACTCGTCAATGTCTCCATTGTCGGCTCAGGCGTCGGTTCAGGCAGCTGTGTACTTATAAAAGCCTTCGCCTTCCACACTTCAAGTATATCTGCCGTCTCAACCCAATAAGGCTCATATGTTTTATTGTCAGAAACGAGCTTCAAGCCTTTATCTTCTTTAAATTTAAAAGCGATACGCTTATAGACCACGCCATCTTCCTTCGATACGACTACGTATGTACTTCCAGGCTTTATATCATGCCAGTTTTCCACGTACTCCGCCACGACAATAGATCCTGACGGCAAAGGCAACATTGAATCACCCTTAATTTCAAAAGCGCGAAACGTGCCCTGACCAAACATTGGAAGTGAAAACTTAGGCAGCTCTGCAACATACTCCGGATCGCCATACCCATTTAAATACCCAGCACTAGCCTTTACAGGCACAAGTTCAATATTCTCACGGTTATCCGTATCTACAGTAACGCTTAGCACCCTTAAATTGGATGCATTACTTTTTGGAACTGGCTTCCACTTGTCGTCAATAACATCGTTTGCCAGTTCATCCATAGTCAACCCATAGAATTCAGCAATCTTCTTCAACAACTCATATTTAGGCTCAGCCCTATCTTCCTCATACGCCCCGACAGACGCTCGCTTAATTTCCATAATATCAGCAAATTGTTGCTGTGTAATTTTCTTTCCTTTTCTAAGGAACTTCAGATTGGACGAAATATTTGACATGTTATTTTTTCAAAAAAATATTTTGCAAAAACTAATTTTATTAGTAATATTGTGCCAATAAAATTAGTAAATATATTTTAAACGTCCAAATAATTTAGCATTATGAGCAATTTTATTCTATATATAGCGACAGATAGTAATCGGAAACGATTCGAAATTGGCCTCAGCACCAATATATTCACTACAGTAATGAAGCTACAGCAATCCAACAGTTTTATCTTCAATCAAGGCTCAAGCCTCAACAGAATAATCTATACGGAAGCTTTTACAAGTTTAGAGACTGCAAACAAAAAGATAGACGAACTACAGCATTTTACAGCCATGCAGATTGAAAGACTTATCCGTAGATCTAATCCCAACTGGAATAATCTTTTCCCGCAGCCACACCCAGATTGCGCCAAAAGAGGAACAAGCTACGCCGCTTAGCAAAAAAGCCACCTGTATAAAAACTAGGCGGCTATTTCATATTTTTGAAGATGAGTATTAAAAGCGGCTATTTATTTTGAACAGGCCCATCTTCAGAAAAGGATAATTTGTCACTTTGCAAACTATCCGAATCACCTTCAGTATTGTTACGATCAAGTTGATCAATATTATTACGTTCAAGTTGACCTTCTTCACCACCCTCTTCTTCCGGCCCGATAAATCCTTCATCAGTAGGCAACTCTAACTGAGTAGAATCCATCTGCTCTGGTTCAGGATCACTGTAACGCGGAGTTTCACATTTGTATGATTTTGTAATTTCAACAGTCGGGCTTGGAAACTTACCCATAGTGTACCCTAAATTCTTATCTTTATAAACGGATTCGAGGTAAACTCCGAAAATCGGCAATGCAGTACGAGAACCTTCTCCGGTATGCGAATTCTTAAAGTGAATGCTCCGCTCGTCACACCCTACCCAAACACCTGTAACCAAGTCTTTTGTTACCCCCATATACCAGCCATCTACATATTCAGAAGAAGTACCTGTTTTCCCTCCTATTTCATTTTCTTTTGTAAATAAATCCCACTCCCACAATCCTTGAGAAGTACCACCTGGTTCTTCCATCCCACCACGGAGCATATACGTCATTAACCACGCATCTTGCTTATTAATGACCTGTTTACGTTCTGCCTGGAACGTTGCAATCACATTGCCATCATGATCTTCAATCTTAGAAACCAGTAAAGGTGTCACGCGCTCACCATGGTTCATCATTGTTGAGTACCCATTCACCATTTCAAAAACAGAAACATCATTGGGCCCTAGCCCCACGGAAGCAACCGGATTTAATTTACTCGTAATACCACAACGGTGAGCAGCATCAACAACTTTCGAAGGCGTGACAATATCAGTTAACTGAACTGTAACTGAATTGATGGAGCGGGCCATCGCGTGCCGCAAAGACATCTCACGGTAGGAGAAATTCCAGTCGGCATTTTTAGGTTCCCATATCTCAACAGAATCACCTTTATCAATCTTGATGGTAACAGGCTTATCCGTAATTTTATCACAAGGCGACATTCCCGATTCTAAGGCTGCTAAGTATACGAAAGGCTTAAACGTAGATCCCGCCTGCCGTTTCGCTTGCATCACGTGATCATACTTAAAGTATTGATGATCTATTCCACCAACCCATGCTTTAATTTCACCTGAATAGGGATCCATTGACATCATCCC encodes the following:
- the rimP gene encoding ribosome assembly cofactor RimP, with product MQHIEKRVVELIEEKIADRDDLFIVSVKMHPNKILEILLDGDKGINIDDCAQVSRHVGFHLEEENVIDNAYRLEVSSPGIDANFVNIRQYQKNIGRTIQVKLIDNTKIEGTLVALDDTKINVLQKVKEKGKKAQEVEKKLPFDQIKATKVVISF
- a CDS encoding LexA family transcriptional regulator; protein product: MSNISSNLKFLRKGKKITQQQFADIMEIKRASVGAYEEDRAEPKYELLKKIAEFYGLTMDELANDVIDDKWKPVPKSNASNLRVLSVTVDTDNRENIELVPVKASAGYLNGYGDPEYVAELPKFSLPMFGQGTFRAFEIKGDSMLPLPSGSIVVAEYVENWHDIKPGSTYVVVSKEDGVVYKRIAFKFKEDKGLKLVSDNKTYEPYWVETADILEVWKAKAFISTQLPEPTPEPTMETLTSMMAQMQKTINAVVDNSK
- a CDS encoding transglycosylase domain-containing protein — encoded protein: MPSVNISTELYTADSVLIGRYFDEDRNPIPFDSIPKTVTNALIATEDVRFYSHKGVDFFGLGSGILSTLKGDKRGASTITQQLAKNLYRTRYNKSGGLLTRLPIAGLVVTKFKEWMTAYKLEQRYSKNQILEMYLNTVSFSNNAYGIETAAKRYFSKGANQLTQNQAAVLIGMLKGTTLYNPIRNPENAFVRKNIVLSQMYKSGFLKKGEFDSLIKEKIVLNTNSQDINAGGDSYLRTAVAKWLEKWSEENNYDIYTDGLKIYTTINSKLQKHAEEAVAKQMVELQQRLNNTWNGQEPWRDLSGKVIPNFLDNLAKKTTYYAFLSKKYANSPDSISYFLNEKKKMEVYNWKDGGKIEREMSTMDSLKYYAMMLNAGMMSMDPYSGEIKAWVGGIDHQYFKYDHVMQAKRQAGSTFKPFVYLAALESGMSPCDKITDKPVTIKIDKGDSVEIWEPKNADWNFSYREMSLRHAMARSINSVTVQLTDIVTPSKVVDAAHRCGITSKLNPVASVGLGPNDVSVFEMVNGYSTMMNHGERVTPLLVSKIEDHDGNVIATFQAERKQVINKQDAWLMTYMLRGGMEEPGGTSQGLWEWDLFTKENEIGGKTGTSSEYVDGWYMGVTKDLVTGVWVGCDERSIHFKNSHTGEGSRTALPIFGVYLESVYKDKNLGYTMGKFPSPTVEITKSYKCETPRYSDPEPEQMDSTQLELPTDEGFIGPEEEGGEEGQLERNNIDQLDRNNTEGDSDSLQSDKLSFSEDGPVQNK